Proteins co-encoded in one Haladaptatus sp. ZSTT2 genomic window:
- the arcD gene encoding arginine/ornithine antiporter ArcD translates to MATLSFEPLSYDDIPVEERPTLLQALVPVLGMLTFLSVGAIGLGLDAHMPLLWGIVLTGLVGRYWIGISWNRMYKGIVDGLRMGMQAILIIFIIYLLIATWTGSGTIPALIYYGLDILNPQVFLPATALLAAIVAFAIGSSWTTAGTLGVAFIGIGAGLGVPEQMTAGAILTGAYTGDKISPLSDTTNLAAAVTNTDLMTHVRTMRVGTSIAMGISLVLYAILGLNAAGAIPAESVGNIQSAIAGTYNLSPLVFLPLLITFGLALSGFPALPALGAGIFAGVFTQFFLQGPLTVANFVAAWEVPMYGTSPETGSELVNGLLASGGVVGDSAWTITIVVAALSLGGILERTGVIAVLTHHLSKAITSVAGLTIGTAASALGMNILAAEQYMSIVVPGMSLRGLYDDFDLESRNLSRGIEAAGTTTSALIPWNAGAIYMTGVLGVAPFAGSMGLQGYAPYYFLGFLSPLILITMGLTGWRITKKTDETQAGLKGAIASLGDD, encoded by the coding sequence ATGGCAACACTGTCATTCGAACCGCTATCGTACGACGACATTCCAGTCGAGGAACGACCGACTCTGTTACAGGCGCTCGTGCCCGTACTCGGAATGCTCACCTTCCTGAGCGTCGGGGCAATTGGACTTGGCCTCGACGCCCATATGCCGCTGTTGTGGGGCATCGTCCTCACCGGGCTTGTCGGACGCTACTGGATTGGAATCTCGTGGAACCGCATGTACAAAGGCATCGTCGATGGGCTGCGCATGGGGATGCAAGCGATACTCATCATCTTCATCATCTACCTGCTCATCGCGACGTGGACGGGGTCGGGCACGATTCCCGCGCTCATCTACTACGGTCTCGACATCTTGAACCCACAGGTGTTCCTCCCCGCGACTGCCCTGCTCGCGGCCATCGTCGCGTTCGCGATTGGCTCGTCGTGGACCACCGCCGGGACGCTCGGCGTTGCATTCATCGGCATCGGAGCCGGGCTTGGCGTCCCCGAACAGATGACCGCCGGTGCCATCCTCACGGGTGCGTACACGGGCGACAAAATTTCACCGCTCTCTGATACGACGAACCTCGCCGCTGCGGTCACCAACACCGACCTCATGACCCACGTCCGCACCATGCGCGTGGGCACGTCGATTGCGATGGGGATTTCACTCGTCCTCTACGCAATCCTCGGCCTCAACGCTGCTGGCGCGATTCCAGCAGAGAGCGTTGGCAACATCCAATCAGCGATTGCGGGAACCTACAATCTCTCGCCGCTCGTTTTCCTTCCGCTGCTCATCACTTTCGGCCTCGCACTGAGTGGCTTCCCCGCCTTGCCAGCACTCGGTGCAGGCATCTTCGCGGGCGTGTTCACGCAGTTTTTCCTCCAAGGGCCGCTCACGGTTGCGAACTTCGTCGCCGCGTGGGAAGTGCCGATGTACGGAACCTCCCCGGAGACCGGCTCTGAACTCGTAAACGGACTACTCGCTTCCGGCGGCGTCGTGGGTGATTCGGCGTGGACGATTACTATCGTCGTCGCCGCGCTTTCGCTCGGCGGCATCTTAGAACGCACTGGGGTAATCGCCGTCTTGACCCACCACCTGAGCAAGGCCATCACGTCGGTTGCGGGGCTTACGATTGGGACGGCTGCCTCCGCACTCGGCATGAACATCCTCGCCGCAGAGCAGTACATGAGTATCGTCGTGCCAGGGATGAGCCTCCGCGGGCTCTACGACGATTTCGACTTAGAGAGCCGCAACCTCTCGCGCGGTATCGAAGCCGCCGGGACGACGACGAGCGCCCTCATCCCGTGGAACGCCGGTGCAATCTACATGACCGGTGTCCTCGGTGTCGCACCGTTCGCCGGTTCGATGGGACTCCAAGGCTACGCGCCGTACTACTTCCTCGGATTCCTCTCCCCGCTCATCCTCATCACAATGGGGCTGACCGGCTGGCGGATTACGAAGAAGACAGATGAGACGCAGGCTGGTCTCAAAGGCGCAATCGCGTCGCTCGGCGACGACTGA
- a CDS encoding METTL5 family protein translates to MGTKRALEQQLAVVAGFERPKASLEQYRTPPDLAAHLIHIADLQGDVEDRLVVDLGTGTGMLALAAALRGPTRVVGVDVDPKPLQTARENRRRVGTRTDIEWVNADATQLPLCPDELTTVVMNPPFGAQDDNVHADRAFLETAAALADVSYSVHNAGSQQFIESFAEDHGGEVTHAFQAAFEMPKQFDFHTEASRTLDTEVFRIEW, encoded by the coding sequence ATGGGAACCAAACGCGCCCTCGAACAGCAGTTGGCCGTCGTCGCCGGATTCGAACGACCGAAGGCGAGTCTTGAACAGTACCGAACGCCGCCCGACCTTGCCGCACACCTCATTCACATCGCTGACTTGCAAGGCGACGTAGAAGACCGCCTCGTGGTGGATTTGGGCACCGGAACTGGCATGCTCGCGCTCGCCGCGGCGTTGCGGGGGCCAACGCGCGTCGTGGGTGTAGACGTAGATCCAAAACCCCTCCAGACCGCTCGCGAGAACAGACGGCGGGTCGGCACCCGCACCGACATCGAGTGGGTGAACGCAGACGCCACGCAGTTGCCGCTCTGTCCCGACGAGCTGACGACCGTCGTGATGAACCCGCCGTTTGGCGCACAGGACGACAACGTCCACGCAGACCGCGCCTTTTTAGAGACGGCCGCCGCGCTCGCGGACGTGTCCTATTCAGTGCACAACGCCGGAAGCCAGCAGTTCATCGAGTCGTTTGCCGAAGACCATGGCGGCGAAGTCACCCACGCGTTTCAGGCCGCCTTCGAGATGCCAAAACAGTTCGACTTCCACACGGAGGCGTCGAGAACGCTCGACACCGAAGTGTTCCGCATCGAGTGGTAG
- the aceA gene encoding isocitrate lyase has protein sequence MLDDYITDTNFDIKDIDNPKARELRNKLNNQDYVFAPGLYHALDARLAEMAGHDAAYMSGYSTVLGQFGFPDLEMVTMTEMVENAKRMCEATNLPVIADCDTGYGGIHNVRRAVREYEKAGVAAVHIEDQVSPKRCGHIAGKQIVSRDEARARFEAAVDAKQSEDTIIIARTDAYGSANGDWEEHLERGRIYADAGVDLVWPEMPDPSREDAVNYAETIHETHPDLKLAFNYSSSFRWSEQEDPLTFQELGDLGYKYQFITLFALHSGAYAAYEDMKNLAENAEQAQFDLEQKYIGHPTESHHELSNVPRYQDIEKQFDPLARERIESSEGFAESDD, from the coding sequence ATGTTAGACGACTACATCACCGACACGAACTTCGACATCAAAGACATCGACAACCCGAAAGCCCGCGAACTCCGAAACAAGCTCAACAACCAGGACTACGTGTTCGCGCCTGGCCTCTATCACGCCTTAGACGCTCGGCTCGCCGAGATGGCTGGCCACGACGCAGCCTACATGTCCGGTTACTCGACCGTGCTTGGCCAGTTTGGCTTCCCCGACCTCGAAATGGTCACGATGACCGAGATGGTCGAGAACGCAAAGCGCATGTGCGAAGCCACGAACCTGCCGGTCATCGCGGACTGTGACACGGGGTACGGCGGCATCCACAACGTCCGACGCGCGGTGCGAGAGTACGAGAAGGCAGGCGTCGCCGCCGTCCACATCGAAGACCAAGTTTCGCCAAAGCGCTGTGGCCACATCGCGGGCAAGCAAATCGTCTCGCGTGACGAAGCCCGCGCCCGCTTCGAGGCCGCGGTGGACGCAAAGCAGTCAGAAGATACCATCATCATCGCCCGCACGGACGCCTACGGCTCTGCGAACGGCGACTGGGAGGAACACTTAGAGCGCGGGCGCATCTACGCCGACGCTGGCGTCGACCTCGTCTGGCCAGAGATGCCAGACCCATCGCGCGAAGACGCCGTCAACTACGCAGAGACGATTCACGAGACCCACCCAGACCTCAAGCTCGCGTTCAACTACTCGTCATCGTTCCGCTGGTCTGAACAGGAAGACCCGCTCACCTTCCAAGAGCTCGGTGACCTCGGCTACAAGTACCAGTTCATCACCCTCTTCGCGCTCCACTCCGGTGCGTACGCGGCCTACGAGGACATGAAGAACTTAGCCGAGAACGCAGAACAGGCGCAGTTCGACTTAGAACAGAAGTACATCGGCCACCCAACCGAGAGCCACCACGAACTCTCGAACGTCCCACGCTACCAGGACATCGAAAAGCAGTTCGACCCACTCGCCAGAGAGCGCATCGAATCCTCCGAAGGGTTCGCAGAATCCGACGACTAA
- a CDS encoding zinc-binding dehydrogenase: MGTIEPPELASDDLVSDLIEAGDLLPIGAPFYPGETEIPPYQLAWGIIGDDDAEPIHGEPLADEAEKEIVVPVEEPGPMDALVYLLTSEVNFNDSWAIAGDPVSTFKGHDTPWHITGSGGLGYVVSVGEAIEEQGRIEVGDLVNVYAGQFDPIDPKASKDPMFSNYEIQGYQTPDGSHQQFMVAQGTQLFKPPQNLDLTEAGSYILTMGTIYRALFTTLDVEPNSNLFVEGASTGTGRDAVVMAASQGLNVTGLVSSDERAQRARDAGASATINRKDAALVDAMTDVPNDPDEWAEWEAAGEPLLDSYRDQNDGELADYAVSHAGKLAFSRTYQLLGDGGRLTFYGASTGHELSFIGKGGSVEPEEMFSRANLRPGQSVLVWYGTPEDVTGTEDAVAEDAIASALASRARVAVITETDEQSDYVEDEYDVTGVISLETLAEENDSFEYMDSFPDIDDPRNLGAYMGNMFKPLGIALGGILKTPNNPRGNPDVVFERAGQNTLAVSSMLCFPFQGKIVFAEGMAGRRYSFYAPQVWMRQRRIYMPSTEIFGTHMKNPWEVAQMNEAIELGAFGVPETHLTAWDDAPKAHQDMWDNTHEEGSYVINHALPEDGLADEEALLSAWDDQ, translated from the coding sequence ATGGGAACGATTGAACCGCCAGAACTCGCTTCCGATGACCTCGTTTCGGACCTCATCGAAGCCGGTGACCTGCTCCCAATTGGCGCACCGTTCTATCCTGGCGAAACTGAGATTCCACCGTACCAGCTTGCATGGGGTATCATTGGCGACGACGACGCCGAACCGATTCACGGCGAACCGCTCGCAGACGAGGCAGAAAAGGAAATCGTCGTGCCGGTCGAAGAGCCCGGCCCGATGGACGCCCTCGTCTACTTGCTCACCTCTGAAGTCAACTTCAACGACTCGTGGGCCATCGCGGGCGACCCCGTTTCGACGTTCAAAGGCCACGACACGCCGTGGCACATCACCGGCTCTGGCGGCCTTGGCTACGTCGTCTCCGTCGGCGAAGCAATCGAAGAACAGGGACGCATCGAAGTTGGCGACCTCGTGAACGTCTATGCCGGGCAGTTCGACCCAATCGACCCGAAAGCATCGAAAGACCCGATGTTTTCGAACTACGAGATTCAAGGCTACCAGACGCCGGATGGCTCCCACCAGCAGTTCATGGTCGCCCAAGGCACACAGCTGTTCAAACCACCGCAGAACTTAGATCTCACCGAGGCCGGTTCCTACATTCTTACGATGGGCACCATCTATCGCGCCCTCTTTACCACGCTCGATGTGGAGCCGAACTCGAACCTCTTTGTCGAAGGCGCATCAACAGGGACGGGCCGCGACGCCGTCGTGATGGCCGCGAGTCAGGGCCTCAACGTCACGGGTCTCGTCTCCAGTGACGAACGCGCCCAACGCGCCCGCGACGCCGGTGCGTCCGCGACCATCAACCGCAAAGATGCCGCGCTCGTAGACGCCATGACCGACGTGCCAAACGACCCCGACGAGTGGGCCGAGTGGGAAGCAGCCGGGGAACCGCTCCTCGACTCGTACCGCGACCAAAACGACGGCGAACTCGCAGACTACGCCGTCTCGCACGCGGGCAAACTCGCCTTCTCGCGGACCTACCAACTGCTCGGAGACGGCGGCCGTCTCACGTTCTACGGCGCGTCGACGGGCCACGAACTCTCCTTTATCGGGAAAGGTGGCAGCGTCGAACCCGAGGAGATGTTCTCGCGCGCCAACCTCCGTCCCGGCCAGTCGGTGCTCGTCTGGTACGGAACGCCAGAAGACGTGACGGGCACCGAAGACGCGGTTGCCGAGGACGCCATAGCATCCGCGCTCGCCAGTCGCGCCCGCGTCGCCGTCATCACCGAAACCGACGAACAGTCAGACTACGTCGAAGACGAGTACGACGTGACGGGCGTCATCAGCCTCGAAACGCTCGCCGAAGAGAACGACTCCTTCGAGTACATGGACTCGTTCCCCGACATCGACGACCCACGCAATCTTGGCGCGTACATGGGCAACATGTTCAAGCCACTCGGCATCGCCCTCGGCGGCATCCTGAAGACGCCGAACAACCCGCGCGGTAATCCCGACGTGGTGTTCGAGCGCGCAGGCCAGAACACGCTCGCCGTCTCGTCGATGCTTTGTTTCCCATTCCAGGGGAAGATCGTCTTCGCAGAGGGGATGGCAGGGCGGCGCTACTCGTTTTACGCCCCACAGGTCTGGATGCGCCAGCGGCGTATCTACATGCCATCGACCGAAATCTTCGGCACGCACATGAAAAATCCGTGGGAGGTGGCCCAGATGAACGAGGCCATCGAACTCGGTGCCTTCGGCGTTCCAGAAACCCACCTCACCGCGTGGGACGACGCGCCGAAAGCCCACCAAGACATGTGGGACAACACCCACGAGGAAGGCTCCTACGTCATCAACCATGCGCTGCCTGAAGACGGGCTTGCGGACGAAGAAGCGCTCCTCTCCGCCTGGGACGACCAGTAA
- a CDS encoding MBL fold metallo-hydrolase — protein MIHSDWGDWLPTTVAEADPDGVAIWYLGCNGFILKGHEGTTIFIDPYLGTGDPGRTLRMVPVPFDPDDVVEADALLCTHEHSDHVHGESQAPILANTGATMYAPDDSLAVAEEEGWAETWDVSQQQFHEVAEGDTLTVGEFDITVEVAHDPDATHPVSYVIDHDAGTFFHGGDSKPHEKLERVGNEYDIDLGVLAFGSAGMIPDKQTRVPKYTKWYADENEIIDAARALKLDRLLPSHWDMWKGLTADPTALHDHARRFEYPKRLEITEIGDCVTL, from the coding sequence ATGATTCACTCAGACTGGGGCGACTGGCTTCCGACGACGGTTGCGGAGGCAGACCCAGACGGCGTCGCCATTTGGTATCTCGGCTGCAACGGCTTCATCCTCAAAGGCCACGAGGGAACCACGATTTTCATCGACCCGTATCTCGGCACGGGCGACCCCGGCCGGACGCTTCGTATGGTACCCGTTCCATTCGACCCTGACGACGTTGTCGAGGCCGATGCGCTGCTCTGTACCCACGAGCATTCAGACCACGTCCATGGTGAGAGCCAAGCACCAATCCTCGCGAACACGGGTGCGACGATGTACGCCCCAGACGACAGCCTCGCGGTGGCAGAGGAAGAAGGCTGGGCTGAGACGTGGGACGTCTCACAGCAGCAGTTCCACGAGGTCGCAGAAGGTGACACGCTCACGGTTGGCGAATTCGACATCACCGTCGAAGTCGCCCACGACCCTGATGCGACCCACCCCGTCTCCTACGTCATCGACCACGACGCAGGGACGTTCTTCCACGGCGGCGACTCAAAGCCCCACGAGAAGTTAGAGCGCGTTGGAAACGAATACGACATCGACCTCGGCGTGCTCGCCTTTGGCTCTGCGGGGATGATTCCTGACAAGCAGACCCGCGTGCCCAAGTATACGAAGTGGTACGCAGACGAAAACGAGATTATCGACGCCGCCCGCGCACTCAAGCTCGACCGCTTACTGCCAAGCCACTGGGACATGTGGAAAGGCCTGACTGCAGACCCGACGGCGCTGCACGACCACGCGCGGCGTTTCGAGTATCCGAAACGACTCGAAATCACAGAGATTGGCGACTGCGTCACTCTGTAG
- the aceB gene encoding malate synthase AceB: MTERIHGRQFVRTFFTTPTAVEGEDDSAKMLRSAIKLRGMKAPDVWVPDNEDATAPSMRDEGAANIIDVISEGGAEFPGEIHPRVVWHRDSPSTRYQGFKHMLEIADPERGAIEHIDGFVIPEVGDIDDWKKADEFITIVEHEHGLPEGSINMSVIVESGEAELAMGHLRDEMGKPTNNLERLFMLVDGEVDYTKDMRGMTPTGSLPPWPELRHNTSRAASAAGLIAVDGPYDNIRDVEGYHTRMTENQAKGMLGIWSLTPGQVVEANKGPLPPKTGSWHIEAGGRRVELTPEDGVQVYDGDRVSVEATGDGYLLRVGTDEQQLTEDELREELLNLTVYVPSMDDIVDSMEEFETARDAGRGAIAITQSATIRIGEVDIDISKDRMWDEATFQAAMTPIALFQDVYENRPDQHDDLADLYGEDIVERAANVGR, encoded by the coding sequence ATGACTGAACGAATACACGGCAGACAGTTCGTGCGAACATTTTTCACCACACCAACGGCGGTGGAAGGAGAAGACGATTCAGCCAAAATGCTCCGGAGCGCCATCAAGCTCCGCGGCATGAAAGCCCCCGACGTGTGGGTGCCGGACAACGAAGACGCAACCGCCCCCTCGATGCGCGATGAAGGCGCAGCAAACATCATCGACGTCATCTCCGAAGGCGGCGCAGAGTTCCCTGGCGAAATCCACCCGCGCGTCGTCTGGCACCGCGACAGCCCGTCGACCCGCTATCAGGGATTCAAACACATGCTCGAAATCGCAGACCCGGAACGCGGTGCAATCGAGCACATAGACGGCTTCGTCATCCCCGAAGTGGGTGATATTGACGACTGGAAAAAAGCAGACGAGTTCATCACCATCGTGGAACACGAACACGGCCTGCCAGAGGGCAGCATCAACATGTCCGTCATCGTCGAAAGCGGCGAGGCCGAGCTGGCGATGGGCCACCTCCGCGACGAGATGGGCAAGCCAACGAATAACTTAGAACGCCTGTTCATGCTCGTCGACGGCGAGGTTGACTACACGAAGGACATGCGCGGGATGACGCCGACCGGGTCGCTCCCGCCGTGGCCCGAACTGCGACACAACACCTCGCGCGCGGCGAGTGCTGCCGGCCTCATCGCGGTCGACGGTCCCTACGACAACATCCGCGACGTGGAGGGCTACCACACCCGCATGACCGAGAATCAGGCCAAAGGGATGCTCGGCATCTGGTCGCTCACGCCCGGTCAAGTCGTCGAAGCGAACAAGGGGCCACTCCCACCGAAGACCGGAAGCTGGCACATCGAAGCTGGCGGCCGTCGGGTCGAACTCACGCCCGAAGACGGCGTGCAGGTGTACGACGGTGACCGCGTGTCCGTCGAAGCAACCGGCGACGGCTACCTTCTCCGCGTCGGCACCGACGAGCAGCAACTCACAGAAGACGAACTCCGCGAGGAGCTGTTGAATCTGACCGTCTACGTCCCGAGCATGGACGACATCGTCGACTCGATGGAGGAGTTCGAGACGGCACGTGACGCGGGCAGAGGTGCAATCGCCATCACCCAATCTGCGACGATTCGCATCGGTGAGGTCGACATCGACATCAGCAAAGACCGGATGTGGGACGAAGCCACCTTCCAGGCCGCGATGACGCCAATCGCGCTGTTCCAAGACGTCTACGAGAATCGCCCAGACCAGCACGACGACTTGGCCGACCTGTACGGTGAAGACATCGTCGAGCGCGCGGCGAACGTCGGCCGCTGA
- a CDS encoding rhomboid family intramembrane serine protease produces MVSLPFGRSLWQLATVLAVLVSLAAVWWLDRHNSRWGDPLRKRLVLGVPWGTLIVIGGVLSVYLFLQQGIADWYRPLVIPFRAWSYLYPLGIIAAPFSHASPGHLMGNLIGTLALAPIAEYAFSHYPTERGTQTFTSLRTNPFARILAFVGVVFAVGVFTGMFALGPVIGFSGVVFAFAGFALVRYPLTTIIALSASSVISLVYSALRTPVTEAQAGPVFQTPWWASIAIQGHALGLFAGVVLGVFLIHRRNIKPNAFRLWLGALLFSVGQGLWAVYWFRGAETFVLYRALGTALVFSLAVLIAVGVSASDRPLIRALDLSRWEVASGLLVMCLLLLSVPTVPVNLTTVDDATAPGMNAVEVRDYTVSYAEDVPNQMILAINVSAFNETTRVNTSGVIVISEQRHIWTTAVTSGRLAFSGQETVRVGGVGWQETVTVTRDGWTVAGNSSVYKVNLQRPGAPEVLAFVSAESRTAFTISNKNISLEPSQLGYDVIVTRGNETLDRGLLPAPNETVAVGGLDFTRTDDKIYVSDNGTRIQVAARETYEG; encoded by the coding sequence ATGGTCTCTCTCCCGTTCGGGCGCTCCCTCTGGCAACTTGCCACCGTGCTTGCGGTTCTCGTCTCACTCGCTGCGGTGTGGTGGCTCGACCGCCACAACAGTCGGTGGGGCGACCCGCTTCGAAAACGTCTCGTCCTCGGCGTGCCGTGGGGCACCCTCATCGTCATCGGCGGCGTCCTCTCCGTCTACTTGTTTCTCCAGCAGGGCATCGCTGACTGGTATCGCCCGCTGGTCATTCCCTTCCGGGCGTGGTCGTATCTCTATCCGCTCGGTATCATCGCCGCGCCGTTCTCCCACGCGAGTCCCGGACACCTGATGGGCAATCTCATCGGTACGCTCGCGCTCGCACCGATTGCAGAGTACGCCTTCAGCCACTACCCCACCGAACGCGGCACGCAGACGTTCACCTCGCTTCGAACCAATCCGTTCGCGCGCATCCTCGCGTTCGTCGGCGTGGTTTTCGCCGTCGGCGTTTTCACGGGCATGTTCGCGCTCGGCCCAGTCATCGGCTTTTCGGGCGTCGTGTTCGCCTTCGCTGGCTTCGCACTCGTGCGCTATCCGCTCACCACCATCATCGCGCTCTCTGCGAGCAGCGTCATCAGCCTCGTCTACAGCGCGCTTCGCACGCCCGTCACCGAAGCGCAGGCAGGCCCGGTGTTCCAGACACCGTGGTGGGCGTCGATTGCGATTCAAGGCCACGCTCTCGGGCTGTTCGCGGGGGTCGTCCTCGGTGTGTTCCTCATCCACCGGCGCAACATCAAGCCGAACGCCTTCCGGCTCTGGCTCGGCGCGCTCCTCTTTTCGGTCGGGCAGGGCCTCTGGGCAGTGTACTGGTTTCGCGGCGCGGAAACGTTCGTCCTCTACCGGGCACTCGGCACGGCACTCGTGTTCTCACTCGCCGTCCTCATCGCCGTCGGCGTGAGCGCCTCAGACCGGCCGTTGATCCGCGCCCTCGACCTCTCGCGCTGGGAGGTGGCGTCCGGACTGCTCGTCATGTGTCTTCTCTTGCTCAGCGTCCCGACCGTCCCGGTGAACCTCACAACGGTTGACGACGCCACGGCACCCGGAATGAACGCCGTCGAGGTTCGCGACTACACCGTCTCCTACGCAGAAGACGTGCCAAACCAGATGATTCTCGCCATCAACGTGAGCGCGTTCAACGAGACGACGCGGGTGAACACCTCAGGCGTCATCGTCATCAGCGAACAGCGACACATCTGGACGACTGCGGTGACGAGCGGTCGCCTTGCGTTCTCCGGCCAAGAAACGGTCAGAGTCGGCGGCGTGGGCTGGCAAGAGACCGTCACGGTCACGCGCGACGGCTGGACGGTCGCCGGAAACTCCTCGGTGTACAAAGTCAACCTCCAACGACCCGGCGCACCGGAAGTGCTCGCATTCGTCTCTGCTGAGTCGCGCACGGCATTCACGATTTCGAACAAAAACATCTCACTCGAACCCTCACAACTCGGCTACGACGTTATCGTCACCCGGGGCAACGAAACGCTCGACCGTGGCTTGCTCCCCGCGCCGAACGAAACCGTCGCGGTCGGCGGACTCGACTTTACGCGAACTGACGACAAAATCTACGTCTCAGATAACGGCACCCGCATCCAGGTCGCCGCGCGCGAAACCTACGAAGGCTAA
- the eif1A gene encoding translation initiation factor eIF-1A, giving the protein MSEEDGGRRNLRMPNSDEMFAVVTEMLGGNHVRLQCQDGETRLGRIPGRMKYRTWINEDDVVLIEPWSWQDEKANIEWRYTKQDAAQLRREGHIQ; this is encoded by the coding sequence GTGAGTGAAGAAGACGGTGGGCGGAGGAATCTCCGCATGCCAAACAGCGACGAGATGTTCGCGGTCGTCACCGAGATGCTCGGTGGCAACCACGTCCGTCTCCAGTGCCAAGACGGCGAAACCCGGCTGGGGCGTATCCCCGGCCGAATGAAGTATCGGACATGGATCAACGAGGACGACGTCGTCCTCATCGAACCGTGGTCGTGGCAAGACGAGAAGGCCAACATCGAGTGGCGCTACACCAAACAGGACGCCGCCCAGCTGCGCCGCGAAGGCCACATCCAGTAA
- a CDS encoding long-chain fatty acid--CoA ligase, producing MPSSNMTLLSYFTRATQLFPEKEVVSCPPDGDQRYTYAAFADRVTGLAVGLAELGVAEGARVGTIGYNHHRHYEAYFAVPLSGGQLHTINAVLPDSHVSYIVNDAADSVLLVDPGDPLETVERVWDDIDCVEHVVVMSDSVPDTTLPAVAYDDIVVEDATVEWPELAPDQPAGMCYTSGTTGKPKGVEYTQSMLYAHGMMLMSPASMCIDESDVVLHTVPMYHVNAWGLPYAATVAGAKQVFPGPAPTVEELAHLIEAEGVTLTGGVPTVWISMLEYLEDHDVDISSLDRIVAGGSAVPEGVMRTYEEKYGVTIDQAWGMTETMSISSVSRPKSYMREWTQERQFEKRAKQGILAPSLDMKVVNTKGEEISWDGETFGELWIRGPTVVDEYYNRPDATADSFEGDWLKTGDIVTVDGHGYIELVDRDKDIIKSGGEYISSIELENQLMGHDEITEAAVFAIPHEKWQERPAATLKLRPESTLTADDVREFLSESYPRWWLPDTILFVDEVPKTATGKFDKKRLREQFEQTTLEQTPDR from the coding sequence ATGCCATCTTCAAACATGACGCTTCTGTCGTATTTCACCCGGGCGACACAGCTCTTTCCGGAGAAAGAAGTCGTGTCGTGTCCGCCCGATGGTGATCAACGATACACGTATGCGGCGTTCGCAGACCGCGTCACCGGACTCGCAGTCGGGCTGGCAGAACTGGGCGTCGCGGAGGGTGCGCGCGTCGGCACGATTGGCTACAACCACCACCGCCACTACGAGGCGTACTTCGCCGTCCCGCTCTCCGGCGGACAGCTGCATACCATCAACGCCGTCCTCCCAGACAGTCACGTCTCGTACATCGTAAACGACGCCGCAGATTCCGTGTTGCTCGTAGACCCCGGCGACCCACTCGAAACGGTCGAACGCGTCTGGGACGACATCGATTGCGTCGAGCACGTCGTGGTCATGAGCGATTCCGTCCCCGACACTACCCTCCCCGCGGTGGCCTACGACGATATCGTGGTCGAAGATGCGACGGTCGAGTGGCCAGAACTTGCCCCCGACCAGCCTGCGGGGATGTGTTACACCTCGGGCACCACGGGCAAGCCAAAGGGCGTCGAGTACACCCAGTCGATGTTGTACGCCCACGGCATGATGCTCATGTCGCCTGCGAGCATGTGCATCGACGAATCCGACGTGGTGCTCCACACCGTCCCGATGTACCACGTCAACGCGTGGGGGCTTCCCTACGCGGCGACCGTCGCGGGCGCAAAGCAGGTGTTTCCCGGCCCCGCTCCAACTGTCGAAGAACTCGCTCATCTCATCGAAGCAGAGGGGGTGACACTCACTGGCGGCGTCCCAACAGTGTGGATTTCCATGCTTGAATATCTCGAGGACCACGACGTGGACATCTCTTCGCTTGACCGCATCGTCGCCGGAGGCAGCGCCGTCCCCGAAGGCGTCATGCGCACCTACGAAGAAAAGTACGGCGTCACCATCGACCAAGCGTGGGGGATGACTGAAACGATGAGTATCTCCAGTGTGTCGCGGCCGAAGTCCTACATGCGCGAATGGACACAAGAACGCCAGTTCGAAAAACGAGCCAAGCAGGGGATTCTCGCGCCGAGTCTCGACATGAAGGTCGTGAACACCAAAGGCGAGGAGATCTCGTGGGACGGCGAAACGTTTGGCGAACTCTGGATTCGCGGGCCGACCGTCGTAGACGAATACTACAACCGACCGGACGCAACCGCAGACAGCTTCGAGGGCGACTGGCTCAAGACGGGCGACATCGTCACCGTAGACGGCCACGGCTACATCGAACTCGTAGACCGGGACAAAGACATCATCAAAAGCGGCGGTGAGTACATTTCGAGCATCGAACTCGAAAATCAGCTCATGGGCCACGACGAAATCACGGAAGCCGCTGTGTTCGCAATCCCTCACGAGAAGTGGCAAGAGCGCCCTGCAGCGACGCTGAAACTGCGTCCCGAAAGCACGCTCACCGCAGATGACGTGCGAGAATTTCTCAGCGAATCGTATCCTCGATGGTGGCTCCCTGATACAATCTTATTCGTCGACGAAGTGCCGAAAACCGCAACCGGAAAGTTCGACAAGAAGCGACTCAGAGAACAGTTTGAGCAGACAACCTTAGAGCAGACGCCTGACCGGTAA